A segment of the Filifactor alocis ATCC 35896 genome:
TCCAAAGTATACTTTTGACAGCTTTGTTGTAGGAAACAACAATGTACTTGCACACTCCGCATGTGTTGCTGTCGCTAATGACCCGGCACATTCTTACAATCCGTTGTTTATTTACGGAGGAGTAGGACTTGGAAAAACTCACTTGATGCATGCCATCGGAAACCACGTGTTGTCTCAAAATAAGGATGTAAAAATTTTGTATCTTTCTTCTGAAACCTTTACAAACGAATTGATTAACTCTATTAAAGATGACACAAATGAAGAATTCCGAAATAAATATCGAAAAGATGTTGATATTCTTCTGATTGATGATATTCAATTCATTTCGGAAAAAGAAAGAACACAGGAAGAATTTTTCCATACATTCAATACATTACACGGAGCGGATAAACAAATTATTATTTCAAGCGATCGTGCACCGAAAGAAATTCCGATGCTTGCTGATCGTCTGCGCTCAAGATTTGAAATGGGACTGATTGTAGATATTCAACCGCCGGATTATGAAACAAGGATTGCTATTTTAAGAAAAAAAGCACAAGAAGAAAAACATCATGTTCCCGATCTCGTATTTGAATATATCGCAAAAAATATCAAATCGAATATTCGTGAGTTGGAAGGTGCTTTGACAAGAATTTTTGCTTACTCCGATCTTACAAAACGTGAAATTACACCGGAACTTTCTCAAGAAGCATTAAAAAATATTTTTCAAAGTAAACAACATGTTGAAATCACTCCGACATTTATCAAAGAAAAAGTTGCGGAATCCTTCTCGATTCAGGTAGATGATTTTTCTTCAAAAGGTCGTAAGCGAGAGATTGCTTATCCGCGACAAATCGCAATGTACCTCTGTCGTGAATTGACAGGCTTGTCACTTCCTAAAATCGGAACGGAATTCGGAGGAAGAGACCATACTACCGTAATGCACGCATGTGATAAGATTACAAGTGATATCAAAATAGATGAAAAAACAAAAGAACTGATTGAAAATCTAAAAAAAGATATTCAAAATGCATAATTCATGAGATAACTTTTTTGTTATTTAAATAACAAAGTGAGAGAAAAAGAAAGATTGTTTTCTAAAAAAATTTTTATTTTTTTCTTTCTTTGTTATTTTTTTTATTGCTTGAAATTCCAATATTTTATTAAAAGTACATTTTTTCCGTTGTGATTTGATTATCCACATTTTATTTTTATGTTCTGTTTTTTATCCACATACTTTTTCAAAAATCCAACTCCTATAAAACAATTATTTGTGTGAGTTATCCACATATTCACACTCTCTACTATTACTACTATAATCTGTTATTATTTATATTTAGACAGAACTTCATCACAATTCGCTCTACAAAAAATTAAGTAACACAGATTTCTTTTTTTTGTGTATAATACTAAATAAAGAATTCACTGAATAAAAGGAGATTGTATGATGAAATTTACCGTAAACCAAAGAGAGTTTTCTGATGCACTGGCAATTGCATCAAAAGCAATTATTAGTAAAACTCCTCTTGATATTTTAAAAGGATTTTATTTAGAAGCGTATGAAAATGAATTGACTATCACAGGAAACAATTTGGAGATTGGAATTAGAACCTCCATTGATGCTGCTGTTGAAACAGAAGGAAAATCAGTTATTGATGCGAAAATTCTGTCAGATATTATTCGAAAATTACCTAATGAAGAAGTGACTGTTTCTATCAAAGACGGAAATGTTTTGTTACAATGTCAAAAACTGAAATTTACCATCAAAGAGATGTTGGATAACGGTTTTCCGACAGTTGACGAGTTGGAAGAGGCAGTTTATCAAAATATTCATCCTGCGATTTTGGAAGAGATGATTAAGAAAACACATTTTGCTGTTACAACAGATGAAACAAAACCTGTTTTTATGGGAGAGTTGGTAGAACTGGAAGATAATCAAATGAATGTGATTGCATTGGACGGATTCCGTTTGGCATACAAAAAATGTGAACTGAAATCTTCTGTCGGTTCACGAAGTATGATTATTCCGGGAAAAACAATGGTTGAAATTATGAGACTTTGTCAAACGATGGAAGAAGATGTGAAAATCGGAATCGAAGACAGACATGCCAGTTTCTTATTCGGAAGAACTCTTGTAAATACACAGTTGATTCAAGGGGAATTTTCAAAATACGAAGAAATTATTCCGAAAGAATTTTCTACTAAAATTAAAGTAAACCGTCAAAAATTTATTGATGCATTGGATCGTGCTACCCTGGTTTCTAAGAATTATTTGGTAAAACTTCGTATCCAAAATGATGAGCTTCTTATTACCGCACATGACAATGAAGTCGGAAATTTGGAAGAAATTTTGGATGTGGAATTAGAAGGAAAAAATTTGGAAATTGCATTTAATATCCGATTTTTCTTAGATTCTTTGAAAGTAATGGAAGATGAATACATTTACATGAACTTCAATACGAATGTGAGTCCTTGTATTATTAAACCGGAATTCGAAACAGACTATACTTACTTGGTATTACCGGTTCGTATTTAACAATAGCTTATCTTCAAAAACTTTTTTTCACATATGTTTTATCATCTCAAATCTATGATGATAAAAACAGAAGGAATCATAATTGACAGAAAATAAATATGTGATACAATGATATGGACAGGTTAATTATTGTGTTACATAAAAAATAGGAGGAATTTTGAGATGAAATGTTTAATTACTGAATTAGTACATCCATCAGGAGTGGATATTCTAAAACAACATTATGATGTAACTTTGGCTTACGGAAAAAGCTTAGATGAAGTAAAAGCGATGGTAAAGGATTATGAAATCTTAATCGTTCGTTCTGATACACCGGTTCAAAAAGATATGATTGATGCCGGAGTAAAATTAAAAGCAATCGGAATGGCAGGAATCGGTCTTAACCATATTGATACAAAATATGCAGAAGAAAAAGGTATCAAAGTATTCAATGTAAAAGATGGAAGTATTGATTCCGTTGCAGAATTGGCATTGACATTGATGCTTACCGTTATGAGAAAAGTAAACCCTGCAAACAATGCGGTAAAACAAGGTAAATGGGATAAAATGGGATTCACAGGAAACCTACTGACAGAAAAAACAGTTGGTATCTTAGCTGTCGGAAGAATCGGAAGTCGTGTTGCACAACTTTGTCAAGGATTCGGATGTAATGTAATCGGATATGACCCATATCTTCCGCAAGAAGTAGCTGATAAAATCGGTGTGAAATTGATGAGCTTGGACGAAGTGTTAAAGACAGCTGATATTTTATCTATTCATATGCCTTTGACACCTGAAACAAAACACATGATTGGCAAAAAACAATTGGATATGATGAAAGAAGGAAGTTTCTTATTCAACCTTGGAAGAGGTGGACTTGTGGATGAAGATGCACTATATGATGCATTAAAATCAGGACACCTTGCAGGAGCAGGACTTGATGTTGTGGAAGTAGAACCACCTGCACCTGATCATAAATTATTTGAATTAGATAATTGCATCATTACTTGCCATATCGGAGCAGGTTCTTATGAAGCTCAAGAAAAAATTGCAAAATCTTTAGCAAATCAAATTATTGAATATTTATCAAAATAAATCTTTGATTTGATGGTTTAGTAAGAATATCAGACTGATGTGAGAGTTACTTTGTGACTTCTCACATCAGTTTTTTTATATTTTTGATATATAATTGACAGAAAGTGTTTTTATAATTGAGAGATGGAAATTCAGAAACGATATAAAATCTTTATTTTGTATGATTTATTATTTCTATCTGTTTTAAAACAAATAGATTTTCACAGTATATTATAATCAAAAATATACTTACATCTATACTGTAAAATTCTTTCCGATATGAATGATTCCTATCACTAAATTTTGCAAATAAAAAAGTAAAATAAAGCATATTTTTATGAACGGTTTGTGATATAATTGGCTTGTCAAATTATTTATCTTCCTATGAGAAAGAAGGGGAATTATGTTATTTCATTTGGGCTTAGATGTAGGATCAACAACAGTAAAACTAGTCTTAATGGATGATACCGGAGAAGTACTATATGAAGTATACAGAAGACACAAGTCTGATGTCGTTGAAACAGTTAAGAATATCTTGAAAGAGGTATATGATAAATTCGGTAATTTGGATATCACGATTGCCGTTACGGGCAGCGGAGGTATGTTTGTCGAAAAATATTTCGGGATACACTTTGTGCAGGAGGTTATTGCAGGAACAAAGGCGATAAGAGAATATATTCCCGAAACGGATGTTGCGATTGAGCTTGGGGGAGAAGATTCAAAAATAACTTATTTGTCGGGAAATATCGAACAGAGAATGAATTCAATCTGTGCGGGAGGAACCGGCGCTTTTATCGATCAGATGGCTTCTTTGATGGAATTGGATGCCGGAACATTGAATGAAAGAGCAAAGAACTATCATAAGATTTATCCGATTGCTTCCAGATGTGGGGTGTTTGCAAAGACAGATATTCAAGCTCTTATGAACCAAGGAGCATCGAAGGAGGACATTTCAGCCTCTGTTTTTCAATCTGTTGTGAATCAGACAATTTCTAATTTGGCATGCGGAAGACCGATAAAAGGAAACATTGCGTTGCTTGGAGGTCCTCTTCATTTTTTAAGCGAGTTAAGAGTGAGATTTGAAGAGACAATCGGACAGGATAAAAACACTTTTATTGTTCCGGATAATTCACAGCTTTATGTGGCTTTAGGCGCTTGTTTGGCATCAAAATTCTGTGAAAAGACAACTTTTTTTGAATTGATGAAAAAGATAAACGGAGAAATCCTGTTGGAGATAGATGAAAGTCAAACATTAGATCCTCTCTTTACTTCACAGGAAGAAATAGACTCTTTCAGAGATAGTCATAAGGATGTGAAAGTTCAAAAGAACAGTATTGAGACTTATCGTGGTCCCTGTTATTTGGGAATTGATGCCGGATCGACAACTTCAAAATTAGTGTTGTTGGATGATGATTCCAAGATTCTGTATTCTCACTATTCAAATAATAACGGTAATCCGCTTGAGATAGCGATTGAAGTTCTGAAGGATATTTATGATAAGTTGCCGGAAGGTGCTTGGATTGCATCATCCGGTATCACAGGCTATGGGGAAGATTTTTTAAGAGCGGCGATAGGGATTGATGTCGGTGAAGTTGAAACGATTGCCCACTATACAGCAGCAAAATATTTTGAACCGGATGTCGATTTTATTTTGGATATCGGCGGACAAGATATGAAGGCGATGCACATTACGGATGGAATCATCGACTCCATTCAGTTGAATGAAGCGTGTTCTTCCGGTTGCGGTTCTTTTATTGAAACATTTGCCAAGTCTCTAGGTATGACGGTTGAAGATTTTCAAAATGCTGCACTGCGAGCAGAAAGACCGGTTGATTTGGGTTCAAGATGTACGGTTTTTATGAATTCTAAGGTGAAGCAGGCACAAAAAGAGGGAGCAAGTTCGAAAGATATTGCTGCAGGATTGTGTTATTCCGTCATCAAAAATGCTCTTCAAAAGGTCATTAAGTTGAGAGATCCAAGTAAACTGGGCAACAAGGTAGTTGTTCAAGGAGGTACTTTTTACGGTGACGGAATTCTAAGAGCTTTTGAAAAAATTTCCGGCAAAAAAGCGATAAGACCTTCCATATCCGGTCTTATGGGTGCTTTCGGTATGGCTTTGATTGCAAAGAAGAGACAGAATGAAACATCGACCTTATTTACTTTGGAGCAGTTGAAGCATTTTTCTTACAAGCAAAAGAATGCAAGATGTGGGCTTTGCCCTAACAATTGTGCCTTAACCATTAATATTTTTTCTGACGGTTCCAGATATGTAACCGGAAATAGATGTGAGAGAGGCGCAGGAGTGAAAAAGCAGACCAAGACATTACCTAACCTCTATGATTACAAATATAAGAGGGTGTTCGATTATGAGCCTCTTCCAATTGAACTTGCACCGATGGGAAGAGTCGGATTGCCGAGAGTTTTGAATATGTATGAAAACTATCCCTTCTGGTTCCGATTTTTTACAGACTTAGGTTTCTCGGTTGTCTTATCTGAAGATACGACAAGAAAGACTTATGAAAAAGGAATCGCATCCATCACTTCGGAAACGTGTTGTTATCCTGCAAAAATAGTTCATGGGCATATTGAATCTTTGGTAGAACAGGGTGTGGACCTTATTTTTTATCCTTCTGTTTTTTATGAGAAGAAGGAGTATGAAAAAAGTCAAAACCATCTGAATTGTCCTGTTGTAGCAGGATATCCGGAAGTGATTAAAAACAATGTGGATTCTATAGAAGAAAAAGGAATTGAATATCTGAATCCGTTTCTTTCTTTTGACTCACGAAAGGGAATGACAAAAAGATTGTTTGAAGTGTTCGGAAAGAAAGGAATCAGCAAAGAGAGAATTAAAACAGCAGTCTCTTCCGCTTATGAAGAACTCGAAAGATACCGAGAGGATGTAGCAAAAGAAGGAAGACGAGCTTTGGAATATATTGAAGAAAACAATACAAAGGCGATTGTCTTGGCAGGGAGACCTTACCATATCGACCCTGAGATTAATCACGGAATACCCGGTTTGATTACTTCACTCGGTTATGCGGTGATTTCAGAGGATTCTCTTGTAAAAAACTATGATATTTCACAAGAGCTTAGAGTTTTGGACCAATGGGTTTATCACTCAAGACTCTATCGGGCGGCGGAATTTGTCGGAAAGAGAAAAGACCTTGAAATGGTACAGTTAAATTCCTTTGGGTGCGGACTGGATGCGGTAACGACAGATCAGGTCAATGAAATCCTAAATGCCAACGGAAAAATATATACCGTGATTAAAATCGATGAGGTTTCGAATTTAGGTGCAATCAAAATCAGACTGAGATCATTGATGCAGGCGTTGGAAGATAGGAAGTTTGTTCCGAAAGAAGAATATCTTTTGGATAACTGTCATGTACCGTTTACCAAAGAAATGAAACGTGATTACACCATACTTTGTCCACAGATGGCAAAAGATCATTTTGAAATTTTAGAGGGAGCGTTGAAAAGCGAAGGATATCAAATCGAGTTTTTGCCGAATGTCAATTCACAGGTAATAGAAGAGGGATTGAAGTATGTCAACAATGATGCTTGTTACCCTTCCATTATTGTAGTTGGTCAAATGATGGATGCAATCTCTTCCGGAAAGTACAATGTCAACAAATTAGCTCTTCTTATGACTCAAACAGGAGGAGCCTGCAGAGCTTCCAACTATGTCGGTTTCATCAGAAGAGCATTGAAAGACAGAGGTCTGGAGCAGATACCTGTCATTGCAATTTCAGCACAGGGAATCGAAAAAAATCCTGGCTTTAAGATTTCGTTAGATTTGTTGAAAAAAGGACTCGGTGGGATTCTTCTTGGAGACCTGTTGATGAGATTGAGAAATGCCGTGAAACCTTATGAAAAAAAAGAAGGTGAAACAGACCGATTAAAATCTTACTATATTGAAAAATCTAAAAAATTTATTACAAATCCTGACATCATTCACTATAAGAAACTTGTGAATGAAATCGTTGATGCATTTGAAAAAATTGAGGTTTACGATAAAAAGTTAATTAAAGTTGGAATCGTCGGAGAAATACTTGTCAAATATTTGCCGGAGGCCAATAACAATTTACAAGATATCCTGGAAGAAGAAGGATGTGAGGTTGTTATGCCTGACTTGACCGATTTTCTGATGTATTGTCTGAGAAATTCTGTTCATAAGGGCGAGTTTTTCTCAAAATCCAAGATGTCGGCGATGTACGGACAGTTGGGAGTAGACCTAATCGAACATCTTAGAAAACCGATCAGAAAAAGATTGAAAGAGTCACGTTTTCATGAACCTGAGTACATTGAAAACTTGGAAAAAATGGCAAAACCTATTGTATCGCTCGGAAATCAATACGGAGAAGGTTGGCTATTGACATCGGAGATGATAGAGCTGATTCAACAAGGAGTGAGCAGTATTGTCTGTATCCAACCTTTCGGTTGTCTTCCAAACCATATTACCGGCAAGGGAGTTATCAAAAGAATCAGAAAAGATTATCCGAATGTTACCATCACCCCGATAGATTATGATCCGGGAGCTTCCGAGGTCAACCAAATCAACAGAATCAAATTGATGTTATCAAGTGTAAAAGAGAACTGTATGGATGAGTGATGAGAGACTTAACCATATCTCATAAGATGAAAAAGATTCCGATGTTTTGAATATAAAAATTAAGATTCCAACCAAGGATTAATTAAAATGACAGTAGAAATTTGATAATTTATACTGTGTCTATATGTTCAAATTATGTTCAGTGTCATATCACAAACTTAAGCAAACACTCTCTTTTTTGTCAGATGGATGAAAAAGAGAGTGTTTTTATGGTTTCATATTACATAGTAATTACGATATAGTATCATTTTAACGTAAAGTATGCTATTCATCGTTTTTATTGATAGAATGACTGTAAATATTATGTTTCAGTTATGATGTATGAAATCGAAAGTGATAAGGAGTGTGAACAATCATGAGGAATTACAAAAGGATTTTTGTGATGTTTGGAATGACGGTACTGTTGTTTTCAGGTGTTTGTAATGCAAGTTCGGTAGAATACCGGCTTATGGTAGACGGAAAACAGATTAAAACGGATGTAGAGCCTCAATTGATTCGAAATTCTACCTATGTTCCAGTCCGTTTTTTTGGGAACGGTGTGGGTGCAAGTGTTCAATTTAATAAGCCGAATATCACCATTCACAAAGGAGATACTACGGTTACCTGTGCGATAGGCAGCAGTGTCTATACAAGGAACGGAGAAAAATTTTCTACAAAAGAGAAACCTTACCTTTTTCAAAATCGAGTGTTTGTTCCTCTTCGTATCGTAGGAGAATTACTTCATTGTGAAGTGAACAGTTCTGTAAAATACAGTATGACAGACGAAGATAAAACCATTCATCATTTGGAGCTTCGTCAAACAACAGGTAAAGATGTGACTGTGACCGCAAAAAATCTTGAGAAAGAAATCAAAGTATCTCCCGATGGAAATTGGGGAATTTTGACCGATAAAATTGAAGATACAAAAAATAACAATGTATATGCATTCTATATTAAAAATATGAAAACACAGGAGATAAAACAGGTATACAGCTCAAATGTGTTTGCGACCGAAGATGCGGAGTGGATGAAGGACAATACAGTTCTGTTCGGTGGAATAGATAATACGAATGAAGATTACGCAAGAGTATTGATGATGTACAATCCAAAAAAAGATAAGATACAAGAACTGTTTCCTGCAAGCAGATACCGTTATTCTATGAAGAAACACAAAATTATCTATACCCATCAAACAGAAAATGAAAGAATGCGATTAGAATTGGGAACTCCTTATCTTTATGATGTTGCAACAAAGAAAAAAACTAAAATTACTCCTGAACAGTATGAAAAATGGGACGAGGAATACTGGCAGGAAAAATCCGTTGCTTCAAACAGTAAAAAATAATAAGTATCTTTTCTGTCGTTTTTACGAATACGAGAACTTTATGAAATCGTTATAACGGCATCTAAAAAATGTCCTGAAGTTCTATTTGTCAAAGTTTGGAATACCATACTTGATTTTGTGAATCAAATTGAGCTCTGTGAATAAAATGAGATGAGGAATTACAAGAAAAAATAGAGATAATACTGATTTATTGAAAATAGAGAATATGATGATAATAGAATCCTTAGCAAAAGTTTTGTGGGGATTCTATTTTTTATTTTGATAATATTATTTAATTGATACTATTTATTGAAATGGTAAATAATAAGAGATATAATAGAACCATAGAACAGTTTATTTGAATGATATGAGACGGGTGAATAGAATGAAAAATGTATTGATTAGCGCAAACAACATCTATAAAACATATTCGTTGGACTCAATAGAGGTTCATGCTCTGTCAAATGTCAGTTTTGAAATATATGACGGAGAGTTTTTGGTTATTTTAGGTCCTTCCGGTTCAGGAAAAAGTACCATGCTGAATATCATCGGAGGAATGGACACTTTGACGAAGGGAACTCTTTTCTTTGAAGATACTGCAATACACGATGCCAATGAAAAATATTTGACCGTCTATCGAAGAGAAAATATCGGATTTGTATTTCAATTCTACAATTTGATGTCCAATTTAACCGCACTGGAAAATGTGGAATTGAGCGCAGAAATTGCCAAAAATCCGTTTTCTGCAAAAGAAATGTTGCGTTCCGTAGGTTTGGAAGATAGACTCTATCATTTTCCGATGCAGTTGTCCGGTGGAGAACAGCAACGCGTCGCGCTTGCGCGTGCATTATGCAAAAATCCGAAACTTCTGCTGTGTGATGAACCTACCGGAGCGTTGGATTCCAAAACCAGCGTTGAAATACTGAAGGTTTTGAAATCGTTTCACACCGATTATGGCAAAACGGTGATTATTATCACGCACAATGCCGCCATTGCGGATATGGCGGACCGTGTATTTTTTATTAAAGACGGCACCATCACCCACATCCAAGAAAACCCTTCTCCGATTCCCGTCGAACAGTTGGTGTTCTAAATAACAGTCATCTTTCTTAGGAGGTGATACCATGATTCTATACAAAAAATTAAAAAGAGATTTGATAGGGAAAAAAGAATCCAATTTTGCGGTAATTGTCTTAATTGCGATCGGTATTACCGTTTTTTCCGCATTCGATATGCTCGGTGCCAATTTGGTCGATGCACAACAGAGTTTCTATCGTTCCTGTAACTTTGCAGACGGATTTATTGACATCCAATCCATTCCTTATCAAAAAATCAAATCTTTGAAACAAATTGAAGGAATTTTTCAAATTGAAGGGCATATTGCAGAAACGTTTCGTATGAATTTTTCGCGTAGTCGCGATGATATTTATATCAGGTTGATGTCCTATGACGATTCGGTCAATCAGGTCAATCAGTTTTTATTACAAGACGGCACATACCCTAAAACCGGAAAAAATGAGATTCTGCTTGACAGTAACTTTGCAGAATACAACCATTTGTCTGTCGGTGATACCATCTACGTCGTGTACAACGGAACGGAAAATCCGTTCACTGTCAGCGGAACAGGTGCAAGTCCGGAATTTATTTATGCACTGAAAGATGTTCGAGATATTGTTCCTGATTACAGTACCTACGGAATCGGAATTACATCATTGAGAACGATGGAAAAAATGACATCTCTCAATCAATCATACAACAATATCGTGTTTACCTTGAAAGAAGGATATGAATTTACCGATGTATCCGAAGTCCTCAAGAGTTTATTGAAACATTATTCTGTATCTTCCATTATCTCAAGGGAACATCAAACAAGTCACACTGTTGTAGATGATGAAATTAAAGAGTGTAATACAACAAGCCGTATTTTGCCGTCTCTGTTTCTTTTGATTTCTTCCATGATTCAGATTATGATGCTGGAACGGTTGGTACAGTCCCAACGAACACAAATCGGTATTATGAAAGCATTCGGTTATTCAGAACGACAAATCCAATTTCATTACATCATGTTTGCTGTGATCCTTGGAATTGTCGGATCTGTACTCGGAATTTTGCTTTCCGTTCCCATCCTGTATTCTTTCGTGGATATGTATGGTAATTTTTTTAATTTTCCGTACATTTCAAAAGCATTATCAATGCAGGTTTTTGGTATCAGTCTCTTGACAGGAACTCTTTTTTCCGTTTTTGCAGGGTACCTCGGAGCAAAAAAAATTTTATCGCTCTCTCCCTTAGATGCATTCAAGGCGGAAGAGCCGCATTATGTTCAAAAAAAGACCTTTTTAGATTCTTTTACCTTTTTGTTTCATACATTCGGTAAGATGTCGCTTCGCAATATCTCTCGTAACAGAAAGCGCAGTTTTTTTATTCTTATCGGAATTACACTCTCTTTTGCACTGACTTCAGTGATGTTTATGATGTACAGCCTATGGAATACCGTCATTACGGATAAATATAGCTACAATGAAATCTATACCGGAAAAATGGAGTTTCAGCGTGTTGTAAACAAATCGGATGCGATGTTGGAACTAAAAAAGAGACAGGAAGTTTCGGAGATTGAATCGTTGTTGGAAGTTCCTGTATCGTTTCAATATAAAAATCATATCAAAGAGGTAAATATTATCGGTGTGGAACAACATTCCGATTTGTATCATATTGTAGATGTTCACAACCATGAAGTTCCGATACAGAACGAAGAAGTCTTTCTTTCACACAAGCTTGCAGAAGTCTTGCAGGTGCAAGTAGGAGATATGGTATATGTGGAAAGCTCTTTCATGAAAAAGAGAAAAAAAGTTCCGGTACAAGTGACAAAAATCATTCCGCAAAGTGTTGGAGTCAACGCCTATATGAGTCAAAATACATTGGAAAAGTTGCTGAATCAAAAAAATATTGCAACCTCGCTTATTTTTCATGCAAGCCAAGAATCTGTGGAACAACTCAGAAAAGATTATGATGAGAGCAATATTGTATCGAATGTTGTTCACACCGGTGTCAGAAAACAAAAAATGTTGGATTTTATGGCTCATTTTCAATTTATGATGTATACCTTTTCCAGTCTTGGAGTGATTATGTGTTTCATCGTTATCTACAATTCCTACATTATCAGTATTGCCGAAAGAAATCGAGAACTGTCATCCCTTCTTGTGCTTGGTATGAGTCGTAAGGAAGTTGCTCAAATCATTGCATTGGAACAGCAAATCATTGCATTCTTCGGGGTGCTTTTCGGACTTCCGTTGACAAAGGTGTTGTTGAAGTATGTTTCCGT
Coding sequences within it:
- the dnaA gene encoding chromosomal replication initiator protein DnaA gives rise to the protein MNAQELWEAVKQEFAATVSAKTTNIYKTFIDRLEPIMIKNDKLVLFATNQIILEMIEREYLDILNGILEKKSNSSLSIQLILSLDDLNSEPKEEKKDIYQKNITLIPKYTFDSFVVGNNNVLAHSACVAVANDPAHSYNPLFIYGGVGLGKTHLMHAIGNHVLSQNKDVKILYLSSETFTNELINSIKDDTNEEFRNKYRKDVDILLIDDIQFISEKERTQEEFFHTFNTLHGADKQIIISSDRAPKEIPMLADRLRSRFEMGLIVDIQPPDYETRIAILRKKAQEEKHHVPDLVFEYIAKNIKSNIRELEGALTRIFAYSDLTKREITPELSQEALKNIFQSKQHVEITPTFIKEKVAESFSIQVDDFSSKGRKREIAYPRQIAMYLCRELTGLSLPKIGTEFGGRDHTTVMHACDKITSDIKIDEKTKELIENLKKDIQNA
- the dnaN gene encoding DNA polymerase III subunit beta, producing MKFTVNQREFSDALAIASKAIISKTPLDILKGFYLEAYENELTITGNNLEIGIRTSIDAAVETEGKSVIDAKILSDIIRKLPNEEVTVSIKDGNVLLQCQKLKFTIKEMLDNGFPTVDELEEAVYQNIHPAILEEMIKKTHFAVTTDETKPVFMGELVELEDNQMNVIALDGFRLAYKKCELKSSVGSRSMIIPGKTMVEIMRLCQTMEEDVKIGIEDRHASFLFGRTLVNTQLIQGEFSKYEEIIPKEFSTKIKVNRQKFIDALDRATLVSKNYLVKLRIQNDELLITAHDNEVGNLEEILDVELEGKNLEIAFNIRFFLDSLKVMEDEYIYMNFNTNVSPCIIKPEFETDYTYLVLPVRI
- a CDS encoding D-2-hydroxyacid dehydrogenase — protein: MKCLITELVHPSGVDILKQHYDVTLAYGKSLDEVKAMVKDYEILIVRSDTPVQKDMIDAGVKLKAIGMAGIGLNHIDTKYAEEKGIKVFNVKDGSIDSVAELALTLMLTVMRKVNPANNAVKQGKWDKMGFTGNLLTEKTVGILAVGRIGSRVAQLCQGFGCNVIGYDPYLPQEVADKIGVKLMSLDEVLKTADILSIHMPLTPETKHMIGKKQLDMMKEGSFLFNLGRGGLVDEDALYDALKSGHLAGAGLDVVEVEPPAPDHKLFELDNCIITCHIGAGSYEAQEKIAKSLANQIIEYLSK
- a CDS encoding acyl-CoA dehydratase activase-related protein produces the protein MLFHLGLDVGSTTVKLVLMDDTGEVLYEVYRRHKSDVVETVKNILKEVYDKFGNLDITIAVTGSGGMFVEKYFGIHFVQEVIAGTKAIREYIPETDVAIELGGEDSKITYLSGNIEQRMNSICAGGTGAFIDQMASLMELDAGTLNERAKNYHKIYPIASRCGVFAKTDIQALMNQGASKEDISASVFQSVVNQTISNLACGRPIKGNIALLGGPLHFLSELRVRFEETIGQDKNTFIVPDNSQLYVALGACLASKFCEKTTFFELMKKINGEILLEIDESQTLDPLFTSQEEIDSFRDSHKDVKVQKNSIETYRGPCYLGIDAGSTTSKLVLLDDDSKILYSHYSNNNGNPLEIAIEVLKDIYDKLPEGAWIASSGITGYGEDFLRAAIGIDVGEVETIAHYTAAKYFEPDVDFILDIGGQDMKAMHITDGIIDSIQLNEACSSGCGSFIETFAKSLGMTVEDFQNAALRAERPVDLGSRCTVFMNSKVKQAQKEGASSKDIAAGLCYSVIKNALQKVIKLRDPSKLGNKVVVQGGTFYGDGILRAFEKISGKKAIRPSISGLMGAFGMALIAKKRQNETSTLFTLEQLKHFSYKQKNARCGLCPNNCALTINIFSDGSRYVTGNRCERGAGVKKQTKTLPNLYDYKYKRVFDYEPLPIELAPMGRVGLPRVLNMYENYPFWFRFFTDLGFSVVLSEDTTRKTYEKGIASITSETCCYPAKIVHGHIESLVEQGVDLIFYPSVFYEKKEYEKSQNHLNCPVVAGYPEVIKNNVDSIEEKGIEYLNPFLSFDSRKGMTKRLFEVFGKKGISKERIKTAVSSAYEELERYREDVAKEGRRALEYIEENNTKAIVLAGRPYHIDPEINHGIPGLITSLGYAVISEDSLVKNYDISQELRVLDQWVYHSRLYRAAEFVGKRKDLEMVQLNSFGCGLDAVTTDQVNEILNANGKIYTVIKIDEVSNLGAIKIRLRSLMQALEDRKFVPKEEYLLDNCHVPFTKEMKRDYTILCPQMAKDHFEILEGALKSEGYQIEFLPNVNSQVIEEGLKYVNNDACYPSIIVVGQMMDAISSGKYNVNKLALLMTQTGGACRASNYVGFIRRALKDRGLEQIPVIAISAQGIEKNPGFKISLDLLKKGLGGILLGDLLMRLRNAVKPYEKKEGETDRLKSYYIEKSKKFITNPDIIHYKKLVNEIVDAFEKIEVYDKKLIKVGIVGEILVKYLPEANNNLQDILEEEGCEVVMPDLTDFLMYCLRNSVHKGEFFSKSKMSAMYGQLGVDLIEHLRKPIRKRLKESRFHEPEYIENLEKMAKPIVSLGNQYGEGWLLTSEMIELIQQGVSSIVCIQPFGCLPNHITGKGVIKRIRKDYPNVTITPIDYDPGASEVNQINRIKLMLSSVKENCMDE
- a CDS encoding copper amine oxidase N-terminal domain-containing protein, whose translation is MRNYKRIFVMFGMTVLLFSGVCNASSVEYRLMVDGKQIKTDVEPQLIRNSTYVPVRFFGNGVGASVQFNKPNITIHKGDTTVTCAIGSSVYTRNGEKFSTKEKPYLFQNRVFVPLRIVGELLHCEVNSSVKYSMTDEDKTIHHLELRQTTGKDVTVTAKNLEKEIKVSPDGNWGILTDKIEDTKNNNVYAFYIKNMKTQEIKQVYSSNVFATEDAEWMKDNTVLFGGIDNTNEDYARVLMMYNPKKDKIQELFPASRYRYSMKKHKIIYTHQTENERMRLELGTPYLYDVATKKKTKITPEQYEKWDEEYWQEKSVASNSKK